The window CATGGTGGACACCGTCCCCATGGTCGTGCCCCTTCGCTGCTTTTTCCAAAGTAACCGGCACAATTTGAACAGAGCCGTGGCGCACACCTGTTTGGGCCACGATGCGATGCGCAAATTGCCTCACATCTTTGGTTTTGCCGCGCAAAAATGCCACCTCTAAACAGTTGTCATGGTCCAAGTGCAAATGCATGCTGGACACCGTCAGGTCATGGTGGTCGTGCTGCAAATTGGCAATGCGCTCGGCCATGGTGCGATCATGGTGGTTGTACACATAACCCAAATGCGCAATGCAGTGCTCGCTCTCGTTTTGACGCAAGGTTTCTTGCGAATGCCAACCGCGAATCAGATCTCGAATCGCTTCCGAGCGGGAGGCATAGCCATTTTTTTCGGCCAATTG is drawn from Limnohabitans sp. 103DPR2 and contains these coding sequences:
- the nikR gene encoding nickel-responsive transcriptional regulator NikR; the protein is MERITISLETELAAILDQLAEKNGYASRSEAIRDLIRGWHSQETLRQNESEHCIAHLGYVYNHHDRTMAERIANLQHDHHDLTVSSMHLHLDHDNCLEVAFLRGKTKDVRQFAHRIVAQTGVRHGSVQIVPVTLEKAAKGHDHGDGVHHVHLQPAS